The Azospirillum brasilense genome window below encodes:
- a CDS encoding S41 family peptidase, giving the protein MRIVKRAATAAALVFLGAGVATVTAQVNSTGNSSETYRQLNLFGDVFERVRAEYVESTTDEQLIESAINGMLTSLDPHSSYLNRKSFQDMQVQTRGEFGGLGIEVTMENGLIKVVSPIDETPAFRAGLQPGDLIIQLNGEAVMGLSLNEAVEKMRGPVGSDIKVTVRRGEAGEPFEVTLTRAVIKVQSVRYRTEGDIGYVRITSFNEQTQQGLEKAIASIQQQLGDKLKGYVLDLRNNPGGLLDQAVSVSDTFLEKGEIVSTRGRKAEEGTRYNAKPGDLAKGLPIVVLVNGGSASASEIVAGALQDHKRALVLGTQSFGKGSVQTIIPLPGHGAMRLTTARYYTPSGKSIQALGITPDIEVHPARVEETDQGLIRRRESDLRGALRNPDAPRPATTQPAPAPGASNAPAPGAAPGAAPGATPAPANGNAPAAPSAENGEGAPNQPPFDYQLARALDLLRGVALFQARAH; this is encoded by the coding sequence ATGAGGATAGTCAAGCGTGCCGCCACCGCCGCGGCCCTGGTGTTTCTGGGGGCCGGCGTCGCCACCGTCACCGCGCAGGTGAACAGCACCGGCAACAGTTCCGAGACCTACCGCCAGCTCAACCTGTTCGGCGACGTCTTCGAGCGCGTGCGCGCCGAGTATGTCGAGTCGACGACGGACGAGCAGCTGATCGAATCCGCCATCAACGGCATGCTCACCTCGCTCGACCCGCATTCCAGCTACCTGAACCGCAAGAGCTTCCAGGACATGCAGGTTCAGACCCGCGGCGAGTTCGGCGGGCTGGGCATCGAGGTGACGATGGAGAACGGCCTGATCAAGGTCGTGTCGCCCATCGACGAGACGCCGGCCTTCCGCGCCGGGCTGCAGCCGGGCGACCTGATCATCCAGCTCAACGGCGAGGCGGTGATGGGCCTGTCGCTGAACGAGGCGGTGGAGAAGATGCGCGGCCCGGTGGGCAGCGACATCAAGGTCACCGTGCGCCGCGGCGAGGCCGGCGAGCCGTTCGAGGTCACGCTGACCCGCGCCGTCATCAAGGTGCAGTCGGTCCGCTACCGCACCGAGGGCGACATCGGCTACGTCCGCATCACCAGCTTCAACGAGCAGACGCAGCAAGGGCTGGAGAAGGCCATCGCCTCGATCCAGCAGCAGCTCGGCGACAAGCTGAAGGGTTACGTCCTCGACCTGCGCAACAACCCCGGCGGCCTGCTCGACCAGGCGGTCTCGGTCTCCGACACCTTCCTGGAGAAGGGCGAAATCGTCTCCACCCGCGGCCGCAAGGCCGAGGAGGGCACGCGCTACAACGCCAAGCCCGGCGACCTCGCCAAGGGCCTGCCGATCGTGGTGCTGGTCAACGGCGGCTCGGCCTCGGCATCGGAGATCGTCGCCGGCGCGCTGCAGGACCACAAGCGGGCGCTCGTCCTCGGCACCCAGTCCTTCGGCAAGGGCTCGGTCCAGACGATCATCCCGCTGCCCGGCCACGGCGCCATGCGCCTGACCACGGCGCGCTACTACACGCCGTCGGGCAAGTCGATCCAGGCGCTGGGCATCACCCCGGACATCGAGGTGCACCCGGCCCGCGTCGAGGAGACCGACCAGGGTCTGATCCGCCGCCGCGAGAGCGACCTGCGCGGCGCGCTGCGCAACCCGGACGCCCCCCGCCCGGCCACCACCCAGCCGGCCCCGGCGCCGGGCGCCAGCAACGCACCGGCTCCGGGTGCGGCTCCGGGCGCGGCCCCTGGTGCTACCCCGGCTCCCGCCAATGGCAACGCCCCGGCGGCACCGTCCGCGGAGAATGGGGAGGGTGCGCCCAACCAGCCGCCCTTCGACTACCAGCTGGCCCGCGCGCTCGACCTGCTGCGGGGCGTCGCCCTGTTCCAGGCCCGCGCGCACTGA
- a CDS encoding divergent polysaccharide deacetylase family protein: MNAAALLGRLKPAKRERSGPGLLARLRRRKGGDSDDAPRARKERRPLSPLTRRLLGAYAALALGLGGLAGWLAMNATHTTEAWQAAIPSVEVAVKGAQAPTPPAAPPAAATVPAQPAPPAASPAAPPPPVVAVPPPPLAVAVNEPVTLTPAPVPGLVEDSRNGPLPRIAEDGRKPWQVYARPFPAADRRPRIAIVLAEMGISGVTTGNALQKLPPTITLAFVPYADRLDNWVERARGKGHEVMLSIPMEPQDYPRNDPGPNALLSMLPPERNMERLEWSLGKAVGYVGITSTTGSKFTTNPDAVNPVIAAMKARGLMVLDARANPRSVAGTLAGQAGVPRAFADRVIDRDLSRGAIDDQLAELEAIAKANGAAVGIGAPYPSTIERINLWLTGLADRGIAIVPVSAVANMQKQ; this comes from the coding sequence GTGAACGCTGCCGCCCTTCTGGGCCGCCTGAAGCCCGCGAAACGGGAACGTTCCGGACCCGGCCTGCTGGCCCGCCTCCGACGCCGGAAGGGCGGCGATTCCGACGACGCTCCGCGCGCCCGCAAGGAGCGACGCCCCCTCTCGCCGCTCACCAGGAGGCTGCTCGGCGCCTACGCCGCGCTGGCCCTCGGGCTGGGCGGGCTGGCCGGCTGGCTGGCGATGAACGCGACCCACACCACCGAGGCGTGGCAGGCCGCCATTCCCAGCGTCGAAGTGGCGGTGAAGGGCGCGCAAGCGCCAACACCGCCAGCGGCACCGCCCGCCGCGGCGACGGTTCCCGCCCAACCGGCTCCGCCTGCGGCCTCCCCGGCGGCACCTCCGCCGCCCGTCGTCGCGGTTCCCCCGCCGCCGCTCGCCGTGGCCGTGAACGAGCCGGTCACCCTGACACCGGCGCCGGTCCCTGGACTGGTCGAGGATTCGCGCAACGGCCCGCTGCCGCGCATCGCCGAAGACGGGCGCAAGCCCTGGCAGGTCTACGCCCGCCCCTTCCCCGCCGCCGACCGCCGGCCGCGCATCGCCATCGTGCTGGCCGAGATGGGCATCTCCGGCGTGACCACCGGCAACGCCCTGCAGAAGCTGCCGCCGACGATCACGCTGGCCTTCGTCCCCTACGCCGACCGGCTGGACAACTGGGTCGAGCGCGCCCGCGGCAAAGGGCACGAGGTGATGCTCTCCATCCCCATGGAGCCGCAGGACTACCCGCGCAACGATCCCGGCCCCAACGCCCTGCTGAGCATGCTGCCGCCCGAGCGCAACATGGAGCGGCTGGAATGGTCGCTGGGCAAGGCGGTCGGCTATGTCGGCATCACCAGCACCACGGGCAGCAAATTCACCACCAACCCCGACGCGGTGAACCCGGTCATCGCGGCGATGAAGGCGCGCGGCCTGATGGTCCTGGACGCCCGCGCCAACCCGCGCAGCGTCGCCGGAACCCTGGCGGGGCAAGCCGGCGTGCCGCGGGCCTTCGCCGACCGGGTGATCGACCGCGACCTGTCGCGCGGCGCCATCGACGACCAGCTTGCCGAGCTGGAGGCCATCGCCAAGGCCAACGGGGCCGCGGTGGG